One Chitinophagales bacterium genomic window carries:
- a CDS encoding thioredoxin family protein, which yields MKSIFTALLILTAMSTETFANPGYQIGDVATDFKLKNIDGRMVSLSDYPDAKGFVIVFTCNHCPYAKLYEERLVALDKVAKAKGYPVIAINPNDATKYPEDSYENMIKRAKEKGFTFPYLVDETQEIARTYGALRTPHVFLLKKDSDNKLRVAYIGAIDDDTEGTRPDRVKYVENAIDAVENGQKPDPEITKAIGCTIKWKT from the coding sequence ATGAAGTCTATTTTTACAGCATTATTAATTTTAACTGCCATGAGCACTGAAACATTTGCAAATCCCGGCTACCAGATCGGTGATGTAGCCACCGACTTTAAATTGAAAAATATTGATGGTCGCATGGTGTCCTTGTCTGACTATCCGGATGCCAAAGGCTTTGTAATCGTTTTCACGTGCAACCATTGCCCTTATGCCAAGCTCTATGAAGAGCGCCTTGTAGCACTGGATAAAGTGGCTAAAGCAAAAGGTTATCCGGTTATCGCCATCAATCCTAATGATGCGACAAAATATCCGGAAGATTCCTATGAAAACATGATCAAACGCGCCAAAGAGAAGGGATTTACTTTCCCCTATCTCGTAGATGAAACCCAGGAAATAGCCAGAACCTACGGTGCTCTCAGAACCCCGCACGTTTTTCTTCTGAAGAAAGATTCTGACAACAAGCTGAGAGTAGCCTACATAGGCGCCATTGATGATGATACCGAAGGCACCCGCCCCGATAGGGTGAAATATGTAGAAAACGCAATTGACGCTGTGGAAAACGGACAGAAACCTGACCCCGAAATAACCAAAGCCATTGGCTGCACTATTAAATGGAAAACCTGA
- the ilvE gene encoding branched-chain amino acid aminotransferase yields MYFSNKSYVFLNGEFIKASDARITLFNQTLHYGNGVFEGIRAYGSPSGTTIFKAREHYKRLKESARKMHLKFDYSISELIDATYQLLKKNHLADAYIRPLLFSGVNMRLLPSEESNLFIGAWKWERYLGDKLVSVTISSYERPNPHSCIVDAKVTGHYTTSILATYEARKKGFDEALLLDMHGHVAEAPGSNFFYEKNGVLYTPPPGHILPGITRATVMEIAKELGIPVKEELFTPEQLHDADSAFFTGTAAEVAGIKSIDNRRFRKKWEDTAGYILSQKYKEYIRTGDYSHSGII; encoded by the coding sequence ATGTATTTTTCCAACAAGAGCTATGTTTTCCTTAACGGAGAATTTATCAAAGCTTCCGATGCCAGAATAACCCTGTTTAATCAAACCCTCCACTACGGCAACGGGGTGTTTGAAGGCATCAGAGCCTATGGCAGCCCTTCAGGCACCACTATTTTTAAGGCCCGTGAACACTATAAACGCCTGAAAGAATCCGCACGCAAAATGCACCTGAAATTTGACTATTCCATCAGCGAGCTTATTGACGCCACCTATCAGTTGCTGAAAAAAAATCATCTTGCCGATGCATATATCCGGCCCTTGCTGTTTTCCGGTGTCAACATGCGACTGCTACCCAGTGAAGAGTCCAACCTGTTTATTGGCGCATGGAAATGGGAACGCTACCTGGGAGATAAACTTGTCAGCGTTACTATTTCCTCCTATGAACGCCCTAATCCACACTCCTGCATTGTAGACGCTAAGGTAACAGGCCATTACACCACATCCATTCTGGCTACCTATGAAGCACGTAAGAAAGGCTTTGATGAGGCTCTGCTCCTGGATATGCATGGCCACGTGGCTGAGGCCCCTGGCTCCAACTTCTTTTATGAGAAAAACGGAGTTTTGTATACTCCACCTCCGGGTCATATACTCCCTGGCATCACCCGGGCTACCGTCATGGAAATTGCCAAAGAACTCGGCATTCCGGTCAAGGAAGAACTATTTACCCCGGAACAATTGCATGACGCAGACTCTGCTTTTTTCACCGGCACAGCAGCAGAAGTGGCAGGAATAAAAAGCATTGACAACCGCAGGTTTCGCAAAAAATGGGAGGATACAGCCGGATATATTTTGTCTCAAAAGTATAAAGAGTATATCCGCACCGGAGATTATTCACACAGCGGCATTATCTGA